From Acinetobacter suaedae, one genomic window encodes:
- a CDS encoding polysaccharide deacetylase family protein, protein MFNQSQIGWLIGLLRERYSIDLKIDLLGGNLYLYNENITSAIVFDNPNEGFRTFGYSKLGCKQWDPNEEGFIDLLGCGISSPGLGEGVVFETVGGNTYCHYDILGLAYWCLNRLEEIGVETLDNHGRYFYKESHAFRYGYLEFPIVDQWLDILRQVILRSWPEIKLKEHKYEMVVTHDVDRPSRYLFCKSFSQFFKFALYDLKVDKNLLAFVKSFWSYVNKEELHPFDPYNTFEWIMDVSERNNIISRFYFICGGDTILDADYKITDSAIIRLIERITNRNHEIGLHPSYGTYLSKNMIHNEIRNLREVLPDYNQDVGGRMHYLRFKYPDTLRNLEAAGLVYDSTLGYAEHIGFRCGTSFEYVPFDPVENRIINIKIIPLIFMDVTLYSYMGLKLDETSLRRVQELKRKCYIFGGRFTILWHNSNFTKLMQKEFYEKLFKL, encoded by the coding sequence ATGTTTAATCAAAGCCAAATAGGTTGGTTAATTGGCCTTTTAAGAGAAAGATATTCAATTGACCTAAAAATTGACCTCTTAGGTGGGAATCTTTATCTTTACAATGAAAATATAACTTCTGCTATTGTTTTTGATAATCCCAATGAGGGTTTTCGTACATTTGGATATTCAAAACTGGGATGTAAACAATGGGATCCTAATGAAGAGGGTTTCATTGATCTATTGGGTTGTGGGATAAGTAGTCCAGGTTTAGGTGAGGGTGTTGTATTTGAGACTGTTGGCGGAAATACATACTGCCATTATGATATTTTAGGGCTGGCTTATTGGTGTTTAAACCGCTTAGAGGAAATTGGAGTAGAAACATTAGATAATCATGGTCGATATTTTTATAAAGAAAGTCATGCTTTTCGTTATGGTTATTTAGAATTTCCAATTGTTGATCAATGGTTGGATATATTAAGACAAGTAATTTTGAGAAGTTGGCCTGAAATTAAATTAAAAGAACATAAGTATGAGATGGTGGTAACACATGATGTTGATCGACCATCTCGTTATTTATTCTGTAAGAGTTTTAGCCAGTTTTTTAAGTTCGCACTTTATGATTTAAAAGTTGATAAAAATTTGCTGGCTTTTGTAAAAAGTTTTTGGTCATATGTGAATAAAGAGGAGCTTCACCCCTTTGATCCATATAATACTTTTGAATGGATAATGGATGTTTCAGAAAGAAATAACATTATAAGTCGTTTTTATTTTATTTGTGGAGGGGATACAATTTTAGATGCTGATTACAAAATAACAGACTCAGCAATTATTAGGTTAATTGAGCGTATAACTAATAGAAATCATGAAATAGGGTTACATCCAAGTTATGGAACATATCTAAGCAAGAATATGATTCATAATGAAATAAGAAATCTACGAGAAGTTCTGCCAGATTATAATCAAGATGTTGGTGGTCGTATGCATTATCTAAGATTTAAATATCCTGATACGTTAAGAAACTTGGAGGCTGCTGGTCTTGTATATGATAGCACTCTTGGTTATGCAGAACATATAGGCTTTAGATGTGGAACTAGTTTTGAATATGTGCCATTTGATCCTGTTGAAAATAGAATCATTAATATAAAGATCATACCTTTAATTTTTATGGATGTTACTTTGTATAGCTATATGGGGTTGAAATTAGATGAAACATCTTTGAGAAGAGTACAGGAGCTAAAAAGAAAGTGTTATATATTTGGCGGTAGGTTCACTATTTTATGGCATAACTCAAATTTTACAAAGTTGATGCAAAAAGAGTTTTATGAAAAACTTTTTAAATTATAG